The region GAGGGAATTCCCCGTGGCAACGACCCAGATGCTGCTCGCCGGGTGGTACCCACCCCCGATCATGGGTGGTACCCACCCCCGGCGATCACGTGGTACACATGGGGCGACTATGCCCGGTACACTCTAGCGCGACTGCTGACAGCCGGAAGGGTCGTTTTGGGCGTTCGAAGGGGTCGAAAAAGGGGTGATCCGTCCGAAGGTCTGCGAAGCCGAAAGAGGCGAGAATGAGCCTATTACACGCCAAAACCCGCCTCTCGGTGAGGCGGGTTCTCTGCGACAGAGAATGTTTCGATAAACAGAAGTGGTGGAGGCGGTGGGAATCGAACCCACGTCCGAAGAGAAGTCCCCGTCGGCTACTACGAGCGTTTCCTGCGTTTAGTTTGTCACTTCCGGCCGAGCCCGCAGGCAGGCTTGCCGGTCGCTAGCTCGTGCTGTGTCCCTGCCCCCTACGAACCTCAGAGGCGCGGTAAGCCGATCTGGTTGTCGCCCAAGTCCGCCCGATCAGCGAGACGGAGAGGACGTCGCTACCTTAGGCGGTAGCGTAAGCCGGAGTGTAAGCTTCGGCAGTTATAGGGTTGCACGTTTTAACGAGGTTCATGCGCCTCGGCTCGCAACCGACGATTCCTCGCTCCCCGTCGAGACCTTTCGCCCCCTTTCCGTGTGGAGGTTATCCACAGATGCCGCAGATTTCACAGATAGACATACAACCACTAAGGCGCCAAGGCACGAAGAGGGAAGCTGGGCGGGCGATTTCGTTCGCGCGGAACGTGCCGCTTCGTAGGAGCCGGGCTCGGTCCCGGCCTGCGGGCGGGACGATCAGGAGATCGTCCCCTGCATGTCACGCCCAACTCCCGCCTGGTGTCTTTGTGTCTTCGTGGTTCAATTCTAGTTTGTAGTCCCTCTCTGCGCTCTCGGCGTTCTCCGCGGTGAAACGGTTTTCGCCGTCTAATACTTCCGGCTATATGTGGTATAAGCCCTTCAGGAGGGCTCGCGGCCGCGCTTGCGGCTGCTGAGCTCGCGTTCCTTATCGCGTTCAATATCACGCTCGGCGATGGCGCGCCGCTTGTCGTACTGGCGCTTGCCGCGGGCCAGGCCCAACTCCACCTTGGCGTAACCGCGCCTCAGGTAGAGCCGCAGCGGGATGAGGGTGAACCCCTTCTCCTGCGTCCGGCTCATGAGCCGGCTGATCTCGCGCCGGTGGAGCAGCAGCTTGCGCCTGCGCTTGGGATCGAGATTATCGTAGCTCGCGGGTCCATAGGGCGCGATATGCACGCCCTCGAGCCATAGCTCCTCGCGTTCCGGCCGCGCGTAGGAGTCGCTGAGGGCGACTCGCCCCGCGCGCACCGACTTGATCTCGCCGCCGGTTAAGACGAGCCCGGCCTCGAATGTATCTTCAATCGCGTAGTCGTGCCGGGCCCTGCGGTTGACCGCGATGACCTTGATGTCTGCCAAGTTGCTCACTGTCATGCCGAGCGCGGCAAAGCACCTCGTCGAGCAAGACTGTATTCTTGACTTC is a window of Armatimonadota bacterium DNA encoding:
- the smpB gene encoding SsrA-binding protein SmpB, whose translation is MTVSNLADIKVIAVNRRARHDYAIEDTFEAGLVLTGGEIKSVRAGRVALSDSYARPEREELWLEGVHIAPYGPASYDNLDPKRRRKLLLHRREISRLMSRTQEKGFTLIPLRLYLRRGYAKVELGLARGKRQYDKRRAIAERDIERDKERELSSRKRGREPS